In Erigeron canadensis isolate Cc75 chromosome 1, C_canadensis_v1, whole genome shotgun sequence, a single window of DNA contains:
- the LOC122589128 gene encoding plasmodesmata-located protein 6-like, with the protein MFLVVLSESTTNDSNYIYVQCSPLYFDSMTPYESNVNSLFTSLVDSSSVYNFNKFQISPPSGNDDVVYGLFQCRGDLSSSNCKECVTSSVNQLKTNCPVSTGGGIQLDGCLVKYDNSSFFGAGNKMEVSKRCGPSVGYEYNSDVLNRVDAALANLIAGNGQYFRSCDYGSIQGVAQCVQDLSASDCQDCLSEACGRLRSACVTSTWGDMYLGKCYIRYFDHDSDSSHEHEGISSSNKSSSSEGGSGSSDVLQWIGIILGAMTATGGVTAYAVTNHNENRNINDIKVTLESFKEKATEVVKRTRRRVRRDKPEGIEHPAGGMYSDNEDDIDNACTIM; encoded by the exons ATGTTCTTGGTAGTCTTATCAGAATCCACTACAAACGACTCTAATTACATCTATGTCCAATGTTCTCCGCTCTATTTCGACTCAATGACTCCTTACGAGTCCAATGTCAACTCACTATTCACTTCCTTAGTCGACTCGTCCTCTGTCTACAATTTCAACAAATTCCAAATCTCTCCTCCCAGCGGAAACGACGACGTTGTGTATGGTCTCTTCCAATGTCGAGGCGACCTAAGCTCTTCCAACTGCAAAGAGTGCGTGACCAGTTCCGTAAATCAACTAAAGACAAATTGTCCAGTTTCAACGGGTGGTGGAATACAATTAGACGGATGCTTGGTGAAATACGATAATTCATCTTTTTTTGGAGCCGGGAACAAGATGGAGGTATCAAAGAGATGTGGGCCTTCAGTTGGTTACGAGTATAACTCAGACGTCTTGAACCGCGTTGATGCTGCGTTGGCAAATCTAATCGCGGGGAATGGGCAATACTTCCGTTCGTGTGATTATGGAAGCATACAAGGCGTGGCACAATGCGTCCAAGATTTAAGCGCAAGCGATTGTCAAGATTGTCTTTCGGAGGCGTGTGGGCGGTTGAGATCAGCGTGTGTGACCTCCACTTGGGGCGACATGTACTTAGGAAAATGTTATATAAGATATTTTGATCATG ATAGTGATAGTAGTCATGAACATGAAGGTATCTCTAGTTCCAATAAAAGCAGTAGTAGTGAAGGAGGAAGCGGCAGTAGTGACGTACTGCAATGGATTGGCATTATTCTTGGAGCCATGACTGCTACAGGAGGTGTGACTGCCTATGCTGTCACTAACCACAACGAAAACCGCAACATCAATGATATAAAAG TTACTTTGGAATCATTCAAAGAAAAAGCAACAGAGGTCGTCAAAAGGACGCGACGCAGAGTTCGACGAGATAAGCCAGAAGGCATAGAACATCCAGCAGGCGGGATGTATTCGGACAATGAAGACGACATAGACAACGCCTGTACAATAATGTAA